The nucleotide window TTATGTAAATTTTATTTTAGATAATAATTTTTAATAAATTTTTAATAAATAATATTTTTAACATATAAAAAAAATTATATTAAAAATTATTTAATAAATAAAAAAATAGAAGGGAAAATGTTTTCTTATATAATTTCCGGAAAATATAAAGGAAGAAAAATTTTTATACCAAAAACAAATATTAGACCAACAACAAACCTAGTAAGGGAAGCTTTATTTTCAATTATTGGAAACAATATTGAAGGTAAAAGTTTTCTCGATGTATTTGCTGGTTCTGGAATAATTGGAATAGAAGCTCTTTCCAGAGGTGCTTCATATGTAACTTTTGTTGATCTTAATAGAATAGCAACAAACACAATTAAAAGAAATCTTAATAATATTTTTCATCCAAATGAAAAAAACTTAAGTTACAACATTCTTGATATTTATAATAAAATGAGAAATAATAAATATGATAATAATAAAGATTTAAAAAATTCAGAATCTACTGAAAATAATAGTTCATTATATAAAATATTTAACATCGATTTTAGAAAGTTTTTTAAGATAAACATAGAGAAGTTTGATTATATATTTTTCTCTCCTCCATATTTTGAGAATTTTGAAGATGACATTTTAAACTGTTTAATAGAATATAAGCCACTAAAAGAAGATGGTACAGCAATAGTTCAAATTTTTAAAAAGATAGATTTAAACTTAGAAAATAAAAATCTTATAAAAATAGATGAA belongs to Spirochaetota bacterium and includes:
- a CDS encoding RsmD family RNA methyltransferase, which produces MFSYIISGKYKGRKIFIPKTNIRPTTNLVREALFSIIGNNIEGKSFLDVFAGSGIIGIEALSRGASYVTFVDLNRIATNTIKRNLNNIFHPNEKNLSYNILDIYNKMRNNKYDNNKDLKNSESTENNSSLYKIFNIDFRKFFKINIEKFDYIFFSPPYFENFEDDILNCLIEYKPLKEDGTAIVQIFKKIDLNLENKNLIKIDERRYGITKLIFLKYKN